ttctcatttattCTCGTCAACTATTTCTCGTTTCTCGTGTCTCGTgaacatgcatcattttcttgcgttcacattattctttcaaagtttGCTAAAATCATGCAAAATCCTTGTTCATGCATTTCTACACTTTCGTTTTAATCTAACTTAAAATGGTACCACGGTAATAACAAGAAGACTATATTTAACCATTCAACCCTATAATATTACAACATGCGAATATCTAACAATGTTAACAACTTAACACCACTTGATAAATTACTTTCTCGGATAATTTAGCTGTACTAAGCATGCGATTTAATAAACCTAAATTACTAGTTTAACTCTAGCAGCTCTCCTGTAGCATTAAAATCATTTGTTCATCTCTCAGTAGTATTCGATATACCATTTTACAATTTTCCCAGGTCATcgcattttataattttatactttataTGCAAAACTTATAACTAAATTCAATTTTCGTTCACCCAATAAATATAATCAGTACATTATACTTAGGTAAATAAGAAGAAGGTTTTTACCTCGCGATCGATATATAAATTTTAACATGCGATACTTTTTGAGGACTAATGCTCACACCTAACTCGGAAAGGGTGTCTTTGTAAACCTTGGCTACAGCCTCATCGGCGATGATAACATCATCACCTAAGACGGCATAGTCAGTAAATAAACGCGCCTGATGAACTTTTCTTGCACAATACCACACCACAAAATGATATCATAATGCGAATAAAGGCCAAGAAGAACGATACCATACAATTTCTAATTTCAATATTTAATCATATAGCACATCAACATTATATATACTTAGGTGAGTAGGTAAGaggtttctaccgttcttcttggtggtagtcGTGTACGGTACATCGGTGTTGGCGGCGGACAGAGTGACGGCTCGTCGGGTTCGATtcggaagaaaaagaaaattgttttctttttctagaaTCAAAAGGACAACTAGAACTACTAAAATCAAATGGTGGTTTTGTGGGGGTAGTGGAAGGCTGTAATGTGGTGGTGGACTAGAACTAAATTTTTATTCTCCTTCCCTCCCTCCTAGCCGATTCCCCTCTCTTTTTTACTCTCTCTAAACTCtcaaacaaagtaagaacaatgAAGTGAGGTGGTGTGTTTGAAATGTGAGATGTTATTGGGATATACaccgtttctttctttttaaacttttctttttaaaaagaaggtaattttaagtttaaatataaagaaaatgaaaaataattttttaatttttttttgcaccgtttaaaagatttcaataagatttatattgatagaaaaattatttacgtaaacatataatttttgagcttaaaattaccttcattttctaaacTTCTTTTTCTCAAAACTGGAACGGCACGCTGTGCATCttccttttctctcctctttctttctttgccCCCCGcgaaaatatctctctctctatatatttCTTGCTCTCCACACGTCTAGGCCCATGGGTACATGATGGTTAGAACTTAGGGTAGTGTAGGATGATAATGATGATTGGATAAATATCCATCTGTTTCCACTCTCTCTTACTAGTAGACTTGGAATGGAAGGCTAGAACAATAGGATAGGATGACATGGTGCATGCATGTGATGAGAGTTTGGGTGCAAGACACTCCACctcttttctccctctctcatgctgatagctctctctctctctttccctacATTTATTTCTCCCTCTCTACAGTCTACATTATCCTTGAGTATATTAACTTGATTAGACAAGACTACATTGGAGAGAAATGATTGTCTTTGTCAGTTTCAGATCAAAACAATTTAGTTtaatatatttattcaaaaacaaTGGGTCGAAATTCCGGATTGTTACCTGTTCAATCTTTATGCTCTTAGGGTGGGTTCCAAAAACctaaataagaacttattttttaagaaggtaatttcaagcttaaaaatcatgtgtttacataaataattttcttatcactatggatcttgtttgatagatctcattgagatctttaatacggtgcaaaaaaaatttaaaaattatttttcatttacattatttttgagtttgaaaatgtgaaataagtacttattttttaagaaggtgttctggaacggaaccTTAGAAACATGTGTTGTATaaataatttgacaaacaatatTTATAGTTTCTCTAGATGTTTACCGGTTTTAAGAGTAAGTTCTACTTTTGTTATCTATAGAAGcccagaaatgattcgtgcacagcaagctacttaaattctgaagtgattttggatgttttgttaacgccttaaacgatatcgaacgaagctcattttttacaaagaccttaaacgatatattttgaacaaaatgagcggctccgatcatctttgtgcgacccgaggcgggagaaaaaggctgctgtgcacagctgttgtgcacagcagtctgtgcacgtagcacagctcatAGAAGCCTATTCCTAACATATCACAATTTAAGCATGTGGCGTACCAAATTTCCATTCAACCCGCGTTCTAGGTATCATAGCTTTGGCTTTGTTTAGTTGTTTTCAGAATCATTTTTCCAGAGCACCTTTGAGAAAATTGTTGGGTTAACGTTTCAATACTTTTCGTTGGGAATTTTTGGTGAAGAACTCACCTTCCAGAAAACGTTTTCCAGAAGAAGGCGTTTTCAAGTTCTCCATGGCCATTTCTGCATTAAATTAAGTACGGTATGAAAAAGATGAGTAATGATGAGTGAATTTGCCTTTGGCCTGTTCGACCGTGGACCTTGTGAATAACCCGGAAATACATGAATATAGTTGGCTTGTGTCCCCTCCTTGAGATCTCTGTGCTTTCCAAAGGCAGCTGTTGTTTGGACGGATAAAAATAAGAGCAATTTATATTTTGTAAAACTAACCTTTCTTGACTGCTATTTTGTGGCCAGATGAGGAATTAAAACAGGTCCAGGAGTTGTTCAGTCAAGCAGCTGATAATTGCTTGAACTTGAAGAAGCCAGAATGATGTGCATCACCAATTGGCATGAGTCTCTGCGGGGTCATTTGTGGACATCAGAGTTGGTGAAAACTTTTCGCTTGGAACGAGCAAAAAAACAACCTGGGAACGTagaagctgttttttttttgtattttttgttttttgctatGCAAAAGTAAGTATTGTTAATTGTAGTTATTAGTGATGTTTAAACTTCCGTCAAATGCATGATAGTACATGCTGTCTGTTACTTAATATTGACCTGGATTATAGATTAGTGCAATCAAAATCTAGGTACTTTTTGCCTTTTGAGTTCTTAAAAAGGCTTGGCACCGTCCTTTGGCATTGACTGACGAAACATGAAAACGAGGTGTACTCTTCTCCTACGGCTCTGTTATTCCAGTTGTATCCGTTAAGCTTTGCAAGCAAGTAGCATGAATGTTTTAATATATGAatcttacaaaataaaatgttcAAATTAATACAATGAACGCTCAGTAAGAATTAATACAATGAACGCTCAGTAAGGTTCATTTGAGGTTTTTCGCCTCGTCTAGACAGAACACATCCTCCTTACCACAAAGATTCTGGTAGGGGCAAAAGGACATCGTTGAGCAAGTTTATGGTGATGCAAATAAAGTTACGAATTAGTACTACTAGCTATTATTATACGGACCCATTTACTGCATCTGTTAAGGGACCCATTTACTATTAGGGTGTGTTTTGGTATTTTCCCTAATTGACAAATAATGCACGTACGTCTCCGTTTGGATCTTGGATCTATGCACACATGTGTACCCTATGCGTCCGGATATGTAAaccaaaaacaaagcaaaataaatatgcaTCCGATCTGATCTTAAAGCAGTGATAATAATCTCTCTGtccttctatatatatatttcatatGCTTTGTCTAGTAAACATCCCCATTTGTACATGTCgcttttttcacaaaaaaccctcaagaagcaaaaaaaaacaaaccatatCATAAACCAATAATAAACCTAATCCTCagcagaaatttaaaaaaaaaaaaacgaaacaaaaacaaaaaacttttacGGTCATGGCCGTCAAAAAACTCCAGAAAGGAAACCGCGATCGATCTCGCCGGCTACTCAAACCCCAGCTCCGACGTCTTTCCCTTGACGCTCACGCCCCGAGATCGCGAAACAGGCTCCAACCCGAGAGTCAGCTCCAGCTCAACCTCCCCGTCCTCGGCCCGCTCCGACTCCGGCTCGGCGCGGCGCGCGATCGAGGCCACCTCCCGGCTCTCACCGCCCACGGTGTTCGCCTCGGACTGGTGACTCAGAGACGAGTCGTGACTCGTCGACCGGTTCAACTCGTCGTGGCCCGAGTCGGCGTCGCACTTGCGGCTGCTGGGATTGGGCTTGGCGGCCGACTTCTTGAACCGGCACCGGGTCCTGACCCGGTGGAGGTCTTTCGACCCGGATGAGTTGTCCTCCTTGGAGACGTGACGGATGTCGTAGGCCTTTAGCGGCGGCCCGTTGTGGCACTCGGCCGAATCGGACGCTATCGGGGTTATCGGAGCCCCGTTTAGAACGGCTTCCACAGCGTTATGGCAGAGCGACCATGTTCCTGACCAGAGCAACCCGACCGACCCGTATATCGGGTTCACTATCCTCCCACATGCCTCGTACAGTAGTGATCGAAAGATCGCTGTAATCAAATGAACAAAACGAATCATTACACGCTCGTTTATGAGAAAGCTCAAGATGCAGGAATTACATAGTGTTACGGTGATTCCATTTGACCGATTCGGTTCGGAGGGGGTTTCATGAGAAAAGTAAGAAAAGGGTTATCGTTTCTTATGAAATCTCTCGTTTGGAATCTCTCATTTGGATTGACCATTTCAGtgacaaaagaaagagaaaagtccaaaagaaaaaaatgttttaattgGCCTTTTCCTTTCTTATCTCTTCCTTCCTTACCATCCAAACGAAACGTAAGAGTGTACCATGTGAGAAAATACGATTTTTCGGACTGAACAATCCTGTTGGGCTCATTTTGATGAAtaaaatcgttcattttttttcaaagtcgTCGAAAACATTATCCAGGCCAAATAACATATCCATCAAGTATAGATTTGACACAAGGACTGAAACACCAAACCGAAATCTTTTGTTAACATAAACGTGCTTCAAACAAATATAGTACTAACTCAAATGTTTACGAACAAGATTTTTAACGCGTAATTTTCCCAACGAGCTCCAAAAAAACAATCCAATCATCAAATGAACACGAAAACAGATCCCAAAAAATACGAAAACGGTGGACGATGTATTTTGAATCCCTCCAACGAACAAGCCAAAAAGGCTCACAAAAGGAGATACAGGACGCTCGAGATTGCTTTTAAAAAGCTAAACTCGCCCGAAGAAACTGGAAAATAATAAGTACACCCATCCGATAATGGTAAGAACCCATGTAGTAAACTACGTGGTTATTTGGCGTACATAGTGCATCGATATACCTAAACGCGATCACTGTAGCATTATCTGCGTACTTACCAGGGCGGAGGTGTTCGGGGCCGGCGTTGACGAGGTTGATAAGTCCGGCGCGGCCGTAGAACTTGGCCAGGAAGACGGTGGCGTTGGCCTGCGACTCGGGGCTCTTGATCCACTGAAGGCACGGCCTGATGCTGCAGTTCTCACTGCATCCCTTCCGGAGTACCCTGCATCCGTTACAGCTCATCCGCATTGTTGCTAGCCACTACTTCCAGTTTAAACtttccaagagagagagagagaaagagagaaatggcGATATGGTAGTACgggggtatatatatatatataagcaatGGGGTTTTGGGGAGGAAGGGCGCAAGCTGTTTCGAGAAAACCAGGTTTTCCCACGTTCTAGGGATGTGGGAAACTAATGGCTTTTGGATATTTTATAGTAAAAACGGAGCATTTACCACGCCAGTAGGCGGCGCGTTAGTTCACTCCCGAATGATTGCGGCCGAGCCCCTCTTACCATAGGGCCGTATCCAGGCAACCACACTATCCTCATTCCTCGGGCGCAGGAGTAGAAACGATTTCTACGCAATCCATTTACGGCTATATTCCGATGATGTTATTCGGAAATCCGCTAGCGTTTTGTTCCCACGGATTATAGCAACCATAGATTTACCAATAATTTTTGCTAGGAGTATGTTTTTTCCCATATTCTATTcgcattttttttggatattctatAATTGTCCCGTCTGAAAAGTAATCACAACCGCAAACTAACCTAGAGATTGAGATGATCGAATTTCTTTTTGCGTacatttgattttgatgataggACTTCATGCCTCGTCTTATGGTATTTGAAACGTTCATATTGGAATAAAACGTCATCGAAAGAATTCTTAATAATCGAACAGTATCTTAAATCACTTTGCGGtaaaacttttctttttattagaaaaaattcACAAGAGCAAGAATCGGGAGATCGTGTGCAATGCAAAAATTGAGATTGGTAGCGAGTGGCTTTTTGAAGGATTCCTACTGAAGGATGAATTCCTAAgtgcatctccaacccatactccatttcttcattttaaaggaaaaatatctcttttattttggaggagatcgtttttttttttttacactcaTTATCTATAAATTCAAATTCGAAATCTCAAAA
This DNA window, taken from Rhododendron vialii isolate Sample 1 chromosome 8a, ASM3025357v1, encodes the following:
- the LOC131298473 gene encoding LOB domain-containing protein 41-like, which translates into the protein MRMSCNGCRVLRKGCSENCSIRPCLQWIKSPESQANATVFLAKFYGRAGLINLVNAGPEHLRPAIFRSLLYEACGRIVNPIYGSVGLLWSGTWSLCHNAVEAVLNGAPITPIASDSAECHNGPPLKAYDIRHVSKEDNSSGSKDLHRVRTRCRFKKSAAKPNPSSRKCDADSGHDELNRSTSHDSSLSHQSEANTVGGESREVASIARRAEPESERAEDGEVELELTLGLEPVSRSRGVSVKGKTSELGFE